A single window of Anaerocolumna chitinilytica DNA harbors:
- a CDS encoding LacI family DNA-binding transcriptional regulator, which produces MTTIKDIAQAVGVSCTTVSNVIHGKTGRVSAETITRINEAIDKLGYVPNMSARSLVSSSSKVIGMISHLASNKKESIVEDPFHSAFIGSIEKTLRENGYYLMLRTVETTSDLINFLHNWNVDGLFCTGVFQDEFFEALTSLKIPVVLIDSYVSHPNICNVGLEDYEGGYTATRYLVDKGHKNIAFASPSIKEKGVVYERFQGYKDALKEASIPFRQNLVFEQELDTATTIALGTKLATRKDITAVFATADILAAGIMAGLNAAGKRVPEDISVMGFDDINLCQLTSPTITTIHQDAPLKGKLAVYFLMDKLENKPILKREVILPIHLVERQSVKSLYN; this is translated from the coding sequence ATGACCACCATTAAAGATATTGCACAGGCTGTAGGGGTAAGCTGTACAACTGTCTCCAATGTAATACATGGAAAGACAGGCCGTGTATCGGCAGAAACCATTACCCGTATCAATGAAGCCATAGATAAACTAGGTTATGTTCCGAATATGTCCGCACGCTCCTTGGTATCCAGCTCTTCCAAAGTTATCGGAATGATCAGCCACCTTGCTTCCAATAAAAAAGAAAGTATCGTAGAAGACCCCTTTCACTCCGCTTTTATCGGTTCCATTGAAAAGACCTTAAGAGAAAATGGTTATTACTTAATGCTTCGTACAGTAGAGACCACATCTGATTTGATAAACTTTTTACACAACTGGAATGTCGATGGTTTATTCTGCACCGGTGTATTCCAGGATGAGTTCTTTGAGGCTCTGACAAGTCTTAAGATTCCGGTAGTTTTAATTGATAGTTATGTATCCCATCCTAATATCTGCAACGTAGGCTTGGAAGATTATGAAGGCGGTTATACTGCAACCAGGTATTTAGTAGATAAAGGCCATAAGAACATAGCCTTTGCTTCACCAAGTATCAAGGAAAAGGGCGTTGTATATGAACGTTTTCAAGGATACAAGGATGCCTTAAAGGAAGCTTCCATTCCGTTTCGTCAGAATCTTGTCTTCGAACAGGAGCTTGATACGGCTACCACCATTGCTCTTGGTACAAAACTTGCCACAAGAAAGGATATTACCGCAGTCTTTGCAACTGCAGATATACTGGCTGCCGGTATAATGGCAGGTCTTAACGCTGCCGGCAAGAGAGTTCCTGAGGACATCTCGGTAATGGGCTTTGATGATATCAATCTCTGTCAGCTGACCAGTCCAACCATTACTACTATTCATCAGGATGCTCCTTTAAAGGGTAAATTAGCTGTTTATTTTCTGATGGATAAGCTGGAAAATAAACCAATACTTAAAAGAGAAGTCATTCTGCCGATACATCTGGTAGAACGTCAAAGCGTTAAATCACTTTATAATTAA
- the pgmB gene encoding beta-phosphoglucomutase, translating to MTVVLEMIRGVIFDLDGVLVSTDEMHFKAWKMLAEELGIDKFTKEDNKKQKGVSRMESLEVVLSKGSKIYTAAEKEELAERKNNYYKDLLTELDESAILPGVVECLKMLREKGILIGIGSVSKNAPLILTKTGLMEYVDKVSCGLDITKSKPDPEVFEVAANKLELKYEECLVVEDSFAGIVAGRAAHMKTLGVGSEHEQLRADYEATGLDADIAWEKILEE from the coding sequence GTGACAGTGGTATTAGAAATGATAAGAGGTGTAATTTTTGATTTAGATGGAGTTTTAGTCTCCACAGATGAAATGCATTTTAAGGCATGGAAGATGCTGGCGGAAGAGCTGGGCATTGATAAATTTACAAAGGAGGATAATAAAAAGCAAAAAGGTGTCAGCAGAATGGAATCTCTGGAAGTAGTACTTAGTAAAGGCAGTAAAATCTATACCGCTGCTGAGAAGGAAGAGTTAGCAGAGAGGAAGAATAATTATTATAAGGACCTATTAACGGAGTTGGATGAGAGTGCCATATTGCCAGGAGTGGTGGAATGTCTGAAGATGTTGCGGGAGAAAGGGATTTTAATAGGTATTGGTTCTGTAAGTAAGAATGCGCCGCTTATTTTAACCAAAACAGGATTGATGGAATATGTAGATAAAGTCAGCTGCGGCCTGGATATTACAAAATCAAAACCGGACCCGGAGGTGTTTGAAGTAGCGGCCAATAAGCTGGAGTTAAAATATGAAGAGTGCCTTGTAGTTGAGGATTCCTTTGCAGGCATAGTAGCAGGAAGGGCAGCTCATATGAAAACCCTTGGGGTTGGTTCGGAACACGAGCAGCTTCGTGCAGATTATGAGGCAACTGGCCTTGACGCGGATATTGCTTGGGAGAAAATATTGGAGGAGTAA